Proteins from one Eubalaena glacialis isolate mEubGla1 chromosome 8, mEubGla1.1.hap2.+ XY, whole genome shotgun sequence genomic window:
- the EN2 gene encoding homeobox protein engrailed-2: MEENDPKPSEAAAAAAVEGQRQPESSPSGGSGGGGSSPGDADTGRRRALMLPAVLQAPGNHQHPHRITNFFIDNILRPEFGRRKDAGTCCAGSGRGRNGGGGGEGGAGGAEGGGGAGGAEQLLGSGREPRQNAPGAPGAVGPLPGGGGGDSPGDGEGGSKALSLHSGAKKGGDAGGPLDGALKARGLGGGDLSVSSDSDSSQASANLGAQPMLWPAWVYCTRYSDRPSSGPRSRKPKKKNPNKEDKRPRTAFTAEQLQRLKAEFQTNRYLTEQRRQSLAQELSLNESQIKIWFQNKRAKIKKATGNKNTLAVHLMAQGLYNHSTTAKEGKSDSE; this comes from the exons ATGGAGGAGAATGACCCCAAGCCCAGcgaagcggcggcggcggcggcggtggagGGGCAGCGGCAGCCGGAATCCAGCCCCAGCGGCGGCtcgggcggcggcggcagcagcccgGGCGACGCGGACACTGGCCGCCGGCGGGCTCTGATGCTGCCCGCGGTCCTGCAGGCGCCGGGCAACCACCAGCATCCACACCGCATTACCAACTTCTTCATCGACAACATCCTGCGGCCCGAGTTCGGCCGGAGAAAGGACGCGGGGACGTGCTGCGCCGGCTCCGGAAGAGGCAGAaacggcggaggcggcggcgaaGGCGGCGCGGGCGGCGCGGAGGGAGGCGGTGGCGCGGGCGGCGCCGAGCAGCTCCTGGGGTCGGGCCGGGAGCCCCGGCAGAACGCGCCGGGTGCGCCGGGTGCGGTCGGGCCGCTGcccggcggtggcggcggcgacTCTCCGGGTGACGGCGAAGGCGGCTCCAAGGCGCTCTCGCTGCACAGCGGCGCCAAGAAAGGCGGAGACGCCGGGGGCCCCCTGGACGGGGCGCTCAAGGCCCGCGGCTTGGGCGGCGGCGACCTGTCTGTGAGCTCAGACTCGGACAGTTCGCAGGCCAGCGCCAACCTGGGTGCGCAGCCCATGCTCTGGCCGGCTTGGGTCTACTGCACGCGCTACTCGGACCGACCTTCTTCAG GTCCCAGGTCTCGCAAACCAAAGAAGAAGAACCCCAACAAAGAGGACAAGCGGCCCCGCACGGCCTTCACGGCGGAGCAGCTGCAGAGGCTCAAGGCCGAGTTCCAGACCAACAGGTACCTGACGGAGCAGCGGCGCCAGAGCCTGGCCCAGGAGCTCAGCCTCAACGAGTCACAGATCAAGATTTGGTTCCAGAACAAGCGCGCCAAGATCAAGAAGGCCACGGGCAACAAGAACACGCTGGCCGTGCACCTCATGGCGCAGGGCCTGTACAACCACTCCACCACCGCCAAGGAGGGCAAGTCGGACAGTGAGTAG